The following nucleotide sequence is from Myxococcales bacterium.
CCCGGGGATCGTGCATCGCATCGACAAGGACACCAGCGGGATCTTGGTGGTGGCGAAGGACACGACAACGCGCGAAGGCTTGAAAGAACAGCTGGCGAGTCACGCCATGGAGCGGGAGTACCTGGCCCTGACCCTGGGCGTGCCGGCGGCGGGGCGGATCGAGACGCTGCACGGGCGCGATCCGAAGTCGCGACTGCGCTTCACCACGCGGGTCGAGCGCGGGCGCGGGGCCGTGACTCACGTTTCGGTGCGAGAGGTACTTGCGGGCGGCGGCGCGGCGCTGGTCGTCTGCCGCCTGGAGACCGGTCGCACGCACCAGATCCGCGTTCACCTGTCGGAGTGCGCGAAGAACCCGATCCTCGCGGACAGCCTGTACGGCCGGCGCCCGGCGGACTCTCGCATCGCGGAGATCGCGACGGGGCTCGGGCGCCAGGCGTTGCACGCAACGACCTTGGGCTTCGTTCATCCCGATAGCGGCGAGACGCTGCGCTTCGAGTCGGCGTTACCCGCGGACATGCAGCGCGCCCTCGCGGCGCTGCGCCAGTTGGACGCGCGGCGCTAGAGCGCCGAACAGGTTGAACGTCGTTTGTTTTCGGGGATTTGCAAGGTGTTCGGCGCTCGCGCGCGGAGCGCGCACGGCCGAAGGCCGGGGGTTTGGGGCGCAGCCCCAACGTAAAGGTCCTAGAACACGAGCAGCGCAAGCTGAGCGGTGTTCTAGAGCGTCGAAACAGGTTGAACGTCGTCTGTTCTCAGCGACTTGCAATGTGTTCTAGGCGCGGTCAAGCGCCGGGAACCTCGATCTCGGTGTCGGCGCCTTCGCGCATCAACTTCGGAAAGCGCGCGCGGAGCACGGCCAGGGCAAGAAATCCAACCAGCACGGCCCACCACAGCGTCGCGAATCGGATCAGGATCATGGCGCTGGTCGCGGCGCTGTGGGGCACTCTCGCGAGCCGGACCAGCTGCTCTTGGATCATCGCCTCGGCCACGCCCAGACCGCCGGGCACCGGGATCACCGCGCCCGCCAGCGT
It contains:
- a CDS encoding RluA family pseudouridine synthase, encoding MPGQDVVRAGGVIEVEPGAAPPSEATPDPSVPYSVIYEDAFLCVVDKPAGVVVHPARGHWQGTLVNGLLAREGFSGAPGDPLDPAGGLRPGIVHRIDKDTSGILVVAKDTTTREGLKEQLASHAMEREYLALTLGVPAAGRIETLHGRDPKSRLRFTTRVERGRGAVTHVSVREVLAGGGAALVVCRLETGRTHQIRVHLSECAKNPILADSLYGRRPADSRIAEIATGLGRQALHATTLGFVHPDSGETLRFESALPADMQRALAALRQLDARR